One stretch of Vulgatibacter sp. DNA includes these proteins:
- a CDS encoding VanZ family protein, with the protein MGRWFSAFLPVLLYGALIVFLSAQSELPHAPKIWDKAAHFGEYTILALLVTRGVRLVSGWSGVKSAATAVFLATAFAVTDEAHQFFVPGRDSDPWDVVADFLGSLFGAGTYLAWLQLRARFRRSAVAG; encoded by the coding sequence ATGGGGCGCTGGTTCTCCGCCTTCCTGCCGGTGCTGCTCTACGGCGCGCTGATCGTCTTCCTCTCCGCGCAGTCGGAGCTGCCGCACGCGCCGAAGATCTGGGACAAGGCGGCGCATTTCGGGGAGTACACGATCCTCGCGCTGCTCGTGACCCGGGGGGTGCGGCTGGTGAGCGGCTGGAGCGGGGTGAAGAGCGCCGCCACCGCGGTCTTCCTCGCCACCGCCTTCGCCGTCACCGACGAAGCGCACCAATTCTTCGTGCCGGGGCGCGACTCCGATCCGTGGGACGTGGTCGCCGACTTCCTCGGCAGCCTCTTCGGCGCGGGGACCTACCTCGCCTGGCTGCAGCTGCGCGCGCGCTTCCGCCGATCGGCAGTCGCTGGCTAA
- a CDS encoding fatty acid desaturase family protein, whose amino-acid sequence MLRYSADWRSIAYLATAAAIAVVHWNFEALALPVPTFEVLGVAIQPVLYVVALFLGVATAVISHNHNHLSMWKSKPANLVTSWVISIFYGHPAIGWVPTHNMVHHKYNNKPGDSSRCPKVFKRNHLFALLIYPTLTSMAQTAEIKAYIAGLKTKNRKQYWSAISEYVVFFGFMAVVFVLDWRKALFFFLIPQQVALFVIQVFNYVQHIEADENSQWNHSRNFVSPVLNALLFNNGYHTVHHMTPGLHWTKTPEAHAKVAHQIHPALLQRSWWGYMIWTFLLRPLVPGAGAPKITEVGGQEQATA is encoded by the coding sequence ATGCTCCGCTACTCCGCCGATTGGCGCTCGATCGCCTACCTGGCAACCGCCGCAGCCATCGCCGTCGTCCACTGGAACTTCGAGGCCCTCGCCCTTCCCGTTCCGACCTTCGAGGTGCTCGGGGTGGCGATCCAGCCGGTGCTCTACGTCGTGGCGCTCTTCCTGGGCGTCGCCACCGCCGTGATCAGCCACAACCACAACCACCTGTCGATGTGGAAGTCGAAGCCGGCGAACCTCGTGACCAGCTGGGTGATCTCGATCTTCTACGGCCATCCGGCGATCGGCTGGGTGCCCACCCACAACATGGTGCACCACAAATACAACAACAAGCCGGGCGACAGCTCGCGGTGCCCCAAGGTCTTCAAGCGCAACCACCTCTTCGCGCTGCTGATCTACCCGACGCTCACCAGCATGGCGCAGACGGCGGAGATCAAGGCCTACATCGCAGGTCTGAAGACGAAGAACCGCAAGCAGTACTGGTCGGCGATCTCCGAGTACGTGGTCTTCTTCGGCTTCATGGCGGTGGTCTTCGTGCTCGACTGGAGGAAGGCGCTCTTCTTCTTCCTCATCCCGCAGCAGGTGGCGCTCTTCGTCATCCAGGTCTTCAACTACGTGCAGCACATCGAGGCAGACGAGAACAGCCAGTGGAACCACTCGCGCAACTTCGTCTCACCGGTGCTGAACGCGCTGCTCTTCAACAACGGCTACCACACGGTGCACCACATGACCCCGGGGCTGCACTGGACCAAGACCCCGGAGGCCCACGCGAAGGTGGCCCACCAGATCCACCCGGCGCTGCTGCAGCGCAGCTGGTGGGGCTACATGATCTGGACCTTCCTCCTCCGCCCGCTGGTGCCCGGCGCCGGCGCGCCGAAGATCACCGAGGTGGGGGGGCAGGAGCAGGCCACCGCCTGA
- the miaB gene encoding tRNA (N6-isopentenyl adenosine(37)-C2)-methylthiotransferase MiaB: protein MERKVFVHTFGCQMNEADSSRMIESLAKSGYARTGSADDADLILLNTCAIREKSEQKLLSALGRYRPLKVARGARIGVGGCVAQQEKDKLLKKVPYLDFVFGPDQVGNLPEILKRVEEENVRLAETAWLDSSTYVFPRADAAFARGKVTAFVSAMKGCNNVCAFCVVPHTRGREVSRGVDDLLAEVRDLAGVGVKEITLIGQNVNSYDGGVTFAELLRRTAQVEGVERVRFTTSHPHDLSDELIVLFAEEPKVMPHFHLPVQSGSEPVLKRMRRDYTVEWYFDRLEKLRAARPGIAVTTDIIVGFPGETDEDFERTMELVERVRYENAFSFIFSPRPHTVAIRRMAEWGEIPREVATERLVRLQALLREHSWSYYSACVGTEVEVLVEGPSRYDETRRFGRTPENRVVNFAGDAPAGATVRVRIDDATPNALGGVQVGFTPAIAAPVGKLQVIA from the coding sequence ATGGAACGCAAGGTCTTCGTCCACACCTTCGGCTGCCAGATGAACGAGGCGGACTCGTCCCGCATGATCGAGTCGCTGGCGAAGAGCGGCTACGCGCGCACCGGTTCCGCGGACGACGCCGATCTCATCCTCCTCAACACCTGCGCCATCCGCGAGAAGAGCGAGCAGAAGCTCCTCTCCGCCCTCGGCCGCTACCGGCCCCTCAAGGTGGCCCGGGGCGCCCGGATCGGCGTCGGCGGCTGCGTCGCCCAGCAGGAGAAGGACAAGCTCCTGAAGAAGGTCCCCTACCTGGACTTCGTCTTCGGGCCGGACCAGGTGGGCAACCTGCCGGAGATCCTGAAGCGGGTGGAGGAAGAGAACGTCCGCCTCGCCGAGACCGCGTGGCTCGACTCCTCGACCTACGTCTTTCCCCGTGCCGATGCGGCGTTCGCCAGGGGCAAGGTCACCGCCTTCGTCTCGGCGATGAAGGGCTGCAACAACGTCTGCGCCTTCTGCGTGGTGCCCCATACCCGCGGCCGCGAGGTCTCCCGCGGCGTGGACGATCTGCTGGCGGAGGTCCGCGATCTAGCAGGCGTGGGTGTGAAGGAGATCACGCTCATCGGCCAGAACGTGAACTCCTACGACGGCGGCGTCACCTTCGCCGAGCTCCTCCGGCGCACCGCGCAGGTGGAGGGCGTGGAGCGCGTGCGCTTCACCACCAGCCACCCGCACGACCTCTCCGACGAGCTGATCGTGCTCTTCGCCGAGGAACCGAAGGTGATGCCGCACTTCCACCTGCCGGTGCAGAGCGGATCGGAGCCGGTGCTCAAGCGGATGCGCCGCGACTACACGGTGGAGTGGTATTTCGACCGGCTCGAGAAGCTGCGGGCCGCGCGTCCCGGCATCGCCGTCACCACCGACATCATCGTGGGCTTCCCCGGCGAGACCGACGAGGATTTCGAGCGGACCATGGAGCTGGTGGAGCGGGTGCGCTACGAGAACGCCTTCTCCTTCATCTTCAGCCCGCGCCCGCACACCGTCGCGATCCGCCGGATGGCGGAGTGGGGCGAGATCCCGCGGGAGGTCGCCACCGAGCGGCTGGTCCGCCTCCAGGCGCTGCTCCGCGAGCACTCCTGGTCGTACTACTCCGCGTGCGTGGGCACGGAGGTCGAGGTCCTCGTCGAGGGCCCCTCGCGCTACGACGAGACCAGGCGCTTCGGCCGCACCCCGGAGAACCGGGTGGTCAATTTCGCCGGAGACGCCCCTGCCGGCGCCACCGTGCGCGTGCGCATCGACGACGCCACGCCCAACGCCCTCGGCGGCGTGCAGGTGGGCTTCACCCCGGCAATCGCCGCGCCGGTGGGCAAGCTGCAGGTGATCGCGTAG
- a CDS encoding PAS domain-containing protein — translation MQLADLLEERREEILRRWEERVCGELVDGEMPRAVLRDDLPVFLESTAASLRSGAVGAGVARAGEAHGRQRALAGADLRHVLREYGVLRDVVFELLEEADCPSQLEELRIFGAALTSAVGEAGSRVLEASEATLRATLESQQRREEAFRTLADSMSQHAWLAEPDGSIFWFNRRWYEYTGLTREASVGRGWRHALPPDTHVPAGWFGEASRRGEPWEETLSLRGSDGSYRRFLCRAAPVLGPDGRVLHWVGTNTDVEARLRTEEEREKAIALLDTLITTAPVGLAFLDRDFRYVRINRTLAAINGASVEAHLGRTLAEMRPDIADRIQPLLEEVLATGKPLLHLEFTEERPQAVGPQHRLVSIYPVADARGRIFAVGVLVVDITGRKHDEEVLRRTAEFRERFVGIVAHDLKTPLASIAAAAQLLQRQEGMPPAALQLAGRISATANRMGKMTSDLMDFTRVRLGGGIPIEWERCDLAALLRHVVEEAGAAWPDRRIDLDADGTAWGCWDSDRLAQVIANLLQNALAYSPAGSPVRVSLEHGAGLFRLLVCNRNVHGPIPPEKQALLFEPFRRAATATHRSEGLGLGLYIAREIVRAHHGAIEVRSTEEEGTTFVVTLPGDEAFEEQPTG, via the coding sequence ATGCAGCTAGCCGATCTCCTCGAGGAGCGGCGGGAGGAGATCCTGCGGCGCTGGGAGGAGCGCGTCTGCGGCGAGCTCGTCGACGGTGAAATGCCGCGCGCGGTCCTCCGCGACGACCTGCCCGTCTTTCTCGAGAGCACCGCCGCCTCCTTGCGCAGCGGGGCGGTCGGCGCCGGCGTGGCCCGTGCCGGTGAGGCCCACGGCAGGCAGCGCGCGCTGGCGGGCGCAGACCTCCGGCACGTGCTCCGGGAGTACGGGGTCCTGCGGGACGTGGTCTTCGAGCTGCTGGAAGAGGCGGACTGCCCATCGCAGCTCGAAGAGCTCCGGATCTTCGGCGCAGCCCTCACCTCCGCCGTCGGCGAGGCCGGGAGCCGGGTGCTCGAAGCGAGCGAGGCGACGCTGCGCGCCACGCTCGAGAGCCAGCAGCGGCGGGAGGAAGCCTTCCGCACCCTCGCCGATTCGATGTCGCAACACGCCTGGCTGGCGGAGCCCGACGGCTCGATCTTCTGGTTCAACCGGCGCTGGTACGAATACACCGGCCTCACCCGGGAGGCATCGGTGGGCCGGGGGTGGCGGCACGCCCTCCCCCCCGACACGCACGTCCCCGCCGGCTGGTTCGGAGAGGCCTCGCGCCGGGGCGAGCCCTGGGAGGAGACCCTCTCCCTGCGCGGGTCCGACGGCAGCTACCGGCGCTTCCTCTGCCGCGCCGCGCCGGTCCTGGGGCCCGATGGCCGGGTGCTCCACTGGGTCGGCACCAACACCGACGTCGAGGCGCGGCTCCGGACCGAGGAGGAGCGCGAGAAGGCGATCGCCCTGCTGGACACGTTGATCACCACGGCCCCGGTGGGGCTCGCCTTCCTCGACCGCGACTTCCGCTACGTGCGGATCAACCGGACCCTCGCCGCCATCAACGGCGCGAGCGTCGAAGCCCATCTCGGGCGCACGCTCGCGGAGATGCGGCCGGACATCGCCGACCGGATCCAGCCCTTGCTGGAGGAGGTGCTCGCCACGGGCAAGCCCCTTCTCCATCTCGAATTCACCGAGGAACGACCCCAGGCGGTGGGACCACAGCACCGGCTGGTCAGCATCTACCCGGTCGCCGACGCCCGCGGCCGGATCTTCGCGGTCGGCGTCCTCGTGGTCGACATCACCGGGCGCAAGCACGACGAGGAGGTGCTCCGGCGCACGGCGGAGTTCCGCGAACGCTTCGTCGGCATCGTCGCCCACGATCTCAAGACGCCGCTCGCCTCGATCGCCGCTGCGGCGCAGCTGCTCCAGCGGCAGGAGGGAATGCCGCCAGCCGCCCTCCAACTCGCCGGTCGCATCTCCGCCACGGCCAACCGCATGGGCAAGATGACCAGCGACCTGATGGATTTCACCCGGGTGCGGCTCGGCGGCGGCATCCCGATCGAATGGGAGCGCTGCGATCTGGCGGCCCTGCTCCGGCACGTCGTCGAGGAGGCGGGCGCCGCCTGGCCCGATCGAAGGATCGATCTCGACGCCGACGGAACGGCCTGGGGATGCTGGGACAGCGACCGGCTCGCGCAGGTCATCGCCAACCTCCTCCAGAACGCCCTCGCCTACAGCCCGGCGGGCAGCCCGGTTCGCGTCTCGCTCGAGCACGGGGCGGGCCTCTTCCGGCTCCTCGTCTGCAACCGCAACGTCCACGGACCGATCCCCCCGGAGAAGCAGGCGCTGCTCTTCGAGCCCTTCCGCCGGGCCGCTACCGCGACCCACCGGAGCGAGGGGCTGGGCCTGGGCCTCTACATCGCGCGGGAGATCGTGCGGGCCCACCACGGGGCGATCGAGGTCCGCTCGACGGAGGAGGAAGGGACCACCTTCGTGGTGACGCTCCCGGGCGATGAGGCGTTCGAAGAGCAGCCGACCGGTTAA
- a CDS encoding gamma carbonic anhydrase family protein, giving the protein MIRPCPFTDENPRIDESAYVDASALVLGRVTIGARSSIWPGTVVRGDVHTISIGEETNVQDLSCIHVLKDRFSTTLGNRVSVGHGVVLHGCTVGDYTLVGMRATVMDEVTIGEECLIAAGALLTPGLVVPPRSLVMGSPAKVKREVDAKELELLHRTWKNYVDYSRRYIEKFGRGF; this is encoded by the coding sequence ATGATCCGCCCCTGTCCCTTCACCGATGAGAACCCGCGCATCGACGAGAGCGCCTACGTCGACGCCTCGGCGCTGGTGCTGGGCCGCGTGACCATCGGCGCCCGCTCCTCGATCTGGCCGGGCACGGTGGTCCGTGGCGACGTCCACACCATCTCCATCGGCGAGGAGACCAACGTGCAGGACCTCTCCTGCATCCACGTGCTCAAGGACCGCTTCTCCACCACGCTCGGCAATCGCGTGAGCGTCGGGCACGGCGTGGTCCTGCACGGCTGCACCGTGGGCGACTACACGCTGGTCGGGATGCGGGCCACGGTGATGGACGAGGTGACGATCGGTGAGGAATGCCTGATCGCGGCGGGTGCGCTGCTCACGCCGGGCCTGGTGGTGCCGCCGCGCTCGCTGGTGATGGGATCGCCTGCGAAGGTGAAGCGCGAGGTCGACGCGAAGGAGCTCGAGCTCCTCCACCGCACCTGGAAGAACTACGTCGACTACTCCCGCCGCTACATCGAGAAGTTCGGCAGGGGCTTCTGA
- a CDS encoding pseudouridine synthase, producing MRSAVGNEGYTYGEWIGAAAAGRGVLDWLSERYPHASAAVWETRIDGGEVLLDGAPALPRQILRAGQRLEWKRPPWLEPEVPLHFELLHEDAHVIAVAKPSGLPTQPAGGFHAHTLQALVQARFPGADPLHRLGRGTSGIVLFARSPEARSQLSRALREGGMLKVYRTLAGGQPPWDERRIEVPIGPVPHPMLGTLHAASPEGRPARSHAFVIERRAEETLLDVRIETGRPHQIRIHLAAVGHPLVGDPLYRVGGVPAPDALPGDEGYLLHAMTLGFPHPATGWFELHAPPPAALRPRR from the coding sequence GTGAGGTCGGCAGTGGGAAACGAGGGCTATACCTACGGTGAATGGATCGGCGCCGCTGCAGCAGGGCGAGGCGTTCTCGACTGGCTCTCCGAGCGCTACCCACACGCCTCGGCTGCGGTCTGGGAGACCCGGATCGACGGGGGCGAGGTGCTGCTCGACGGCGCCCCTGCCCTGCCCCGGCAGATCCTCCGCGCTGGCCAGCGCCTCGAGTGGAAGCGGCCGCCGTGGCTCGAGCCGGAGGTACCGCTCCATTTCGAGCTCCTCCACGAGGACGCGCACGTGATCGCGGTGGCCAAACCGAGCGGCCTGCCCACCCAGCCCGCCGGCGGCTTCCATGCCCACACGCTGCAGGCCCTGGTGCAGGCCCGCTTTCCCGGGGCGGATCCGCTCCACCGGCTCGGCCGCGGCACCTCGGGGATCGTCCTCTTCGCCCGCAGCCCCGAGGCCCGCTCGCAGCTGAGCCGGGCGCTGCGCGAGGGCGGGATGCTGAAGGTCTACCGAACCCTGGCGGGTGGCCAGCCGCCGTGGGACGAGCGCCGGATCGAGGTCCCCATCGGCCCGGTGCCCCACCCGATGCTCGGCACGTTGCATGCTGCGAGCCCCGAAGGACGCCCGGCCCGCAGCCACGCCTTCGTGATCGAGCGTCGGGCGGAGGAGACCCTCCTCGACGTGCGGATCGAGACGGGCAGGCCCCACCAGATCCGCATCCACCTGGCTGCGGTGGGACACCCCCTCGTCGGCGATCCGCTCTACCGGGTCGGCGGCGTCCCGGCGCCCGACGCGCTACCTGGCGACGAGGGCTACCTGCTCCACGCGATGACCCTCGGTTTTCCCCACCCGGCAACCGGCTGGTTCGAGCTGCACGCCCCGCCCCCCGCTGCGCTGCGGCCGCGGCGTTAG